One genomic window of Struthio camelus isolate bStrCam1 chromosome 1, bStrCam1.hap1, whole genome shotgun sequence includes the following:
- the SLC5A7 gene encoding high affinity choline transporter 1 — MPFHVEGLVAIVVFYLAILAVGIWAAWKTKNTGSEGDRSEAIIVGGRDIGLLVGGFTMTATWVGGGYINGTAEAVYVPGYGLAWAQAPIGYSLSLIVGGLFFAKPMRSKGYVTMLDPFQQLYGKRMGGLLFIPALMGEMFWAAAIFSALGATISVIVDININISVIISALIATMYTLVGGLYSVAYTDVVQLFCIFLGLWISVPFAMSHPAVTDIGLTAVHQVHQAPWLGSINSLEIYTWLDNFLLLIFGGIPWQAYFQRVLSSSSATYAQVLSFLAAFGCLVMALPAILIGAIGASTAWNETEYGLPDPMTKKEADMILPIVLQYLCPVYISFFGLGAVSAAVMSSADSSILSASSMFARNIYQLSFRQNASDREIVWVMRITVFLFGASATAMALLASSVYGLWYLSSDLIYIIIFPQLLCVLFIKGTNTYGAIAGYLFGLILRITGGEPYLYLQPLIYYPGCYPDENNIYIQRFPFKTLAMLTSFFTNIIVSYLAKYLFESGTLPPKLDFLDAVVARYSREHMDKATLVKSDNIVLNELAPVNPRHSLSLSSTFTNKEAFNYVDSSPELSNTEDN, encoded by the exons ATGCCTTTTCATGTGGAGGGGCTGGTGGCCATAGTTGTATTCTACCTTGCTATCCTGGCAGTTGGAATATGGGCTGCTTGGAAAACCAAGAACACTGGCAGCGAAGGAGATCGCAGCGAAGCTATTATAGTCGGTGGAAGAGACATTGGCTTGCTAGTTGGTGGATTTACAATGACTG CCACCTGGGTTGGAGGAGGTTACATCAATGGGACAGCAGAAGCCGTATATGTCCCAGGCTACGGCCTAGCTTGGGCTCAGGCACCTATTGGATATTCCCTTAGTCTGATCGTAG GTGGCCTGTTTTTTGCAAAACCCATGCGATCCAAAGGCTATGTAACAATGCTAGACCCTTTTCAGCAGCTTTATGGAAAAAGAATGGGAGGGCTACTCTTCATTCCAGCTTTAATGGGAGAAATGTTCTGGGCAGCTGCCATCTTCTCTGCCTTAG GTGCCACTATAAGTGTGATTGTTGACATTAATATCAATATTTCGGTCATTATTTCTGCCCTGATTGCAACTATGTACACTCTTGTGGGTGGGCTTTATTCTGTGGCCTACACGGATGTAGtccagctcttctgcatcttcctGGGGCTG TGGATCAGCGTACCCTTTGCAATGTCACATCCTGCAGTGACAGACATCGGGCTCACAGCTGTGCACCAGGTGCACCAAGCACCTTGGCTTGGATCTATTAACTCACTTGAAATTTACACATGGCTGGACAATTTCCTTTTGCTG ATATTCGGAGGAATCCCATGGCAAGCATATTTTCAGCGAGTTCTTTCTTCATCTTCTGCCACATATGCTCAAGTTCTGTCATTTCTCGCTGCTTTTGGCTGCCTTGTGATGGCCCTTCCTGCAATACTCATTGGTGCAATTGGAGCATCCACag CCTGGAACGAGACTGAATATGGTCTTCCTGACCCCATGACTAAAAAGGAAGCAGATATGATTTTACCGATTGTGCTTCAGTATCTTTGCCCAGTCTACATCTCTTTCTTTGGCCTGGGTGCTGTATCTGCTGCCGTGATGTCATCAGCTGACTCTTCAATTTTATCAGCAAGTTCTATGTTTGCTCGGAACATTTACCAGCTTTCATTTCGGCAAAAC GCCTCAGACAGGGAAATCGTGTGGGTCATGAgaatcactgtttttctttttggagcatCAGCCACAGCAATGGCACTGCTAGCTTCATCTGTGTATGGCCTATGGTACCTCAGCTCTGATCTCATTTATATCATCATATTCCCTCAGCTCCTATGTGTGTTATTTATTAAAGGAACGAACACCTATGGTGCCATTGCAGGATATTTATTTGGCCTTATTCTCAGAATAACTGGAGGGGAACCGTACCTGTACCTTCAGCCATTGATCTACTATCCTGGCTGCTATCCAGATGAAAATAATATCTATATCCAGCGATTCCCATTTAAAACACTTGCTATGCTTACCTCCTTCTTTACTAACATTATAGTCTCCTACTTAGCAAAATACTTATTTGAAAGTGGGACTTTGCCACCAAAACTGGACTTCCTTGATGCTGTTGTTGCGAGGTACAGTAGAGAACACATGGATAAAGCAACTCTTGTAAAAAGTGATAATATTGTGTTAAATGAACTTGCACCTGTGAATCCTCGGCACAGTCTGTCTCTGAGCTCAACTTTCACAAACAAGGAAGCCTTCAACTATGTTGATTCGAGTCCAGAACTGTCCAACACTGAAGATAATTGA